In one Granulicella cerasi genomic region, the following are encoded:
- a CDS encoding NADH-quinone oxidoreductase subunit C: MSDPATNPATPEAVFGKEAVAAALADHAAVKGLEAFIVDAKWDRNELTLTVAPESIVEACKAAQASGYNFFEDCTCVDWFPTEPRFQVTYHLLSHKLKQRIRLIARVHGDTPSIPSITSVWPAANFYEREVFDLFGVRFEGHPRLTRIMMPDNWNGHPLRKDYPVEGYR, encoded by the coding sequence ATGTCCGATCCCGCAACCAACCCGGCAACTCCCGAAGCCGTATTCGGCAAAGAAGCTGTTGCCGCTGCGCTGGCCGACCACGCCGCCGTCAAGGGTCTTGAAGCTTTCATCGTCGATGCGAAGTGGGACCGCAATGAGCTGACCCTCACCGTCGCCCCCGAGAGCATCGTCGAGGCCTGCAAGGCCGCACAGGCCTCGGGCTACAACTTCTTCGAGGACTGCACCTGCGTCGACTGGTTCCCCACCGAGCCGCGCTTCCAGGTCACCTACCACCTGCTCTCGCACAAGCTGAAGCAACGCATCCGCCTGATCGCGCGCGTGCACGGCGACACGCCGTCGATCCCCTCGATCACCTCGGTTTGGCCTGCGGCGAACTTCTACGAGCGCGAAGTCTTCGACCTCTTCGGTGTGCGTTTTGAAGGCCACCCGCGCCTCACCCGCATCATGATGCCCGACAACTGGAACGGCCACCCGCTCCGCAAGGATTACCCGGTGGAGGGATACCGCTAA
- a CDS encoding NADH-quinone oxidoreductase subunit A gives MQANPYIWQYFPLAMQILIALAMAGGMITASFLLGKHKRNKTKLSAYECGMDPVGDARGRFSVRFYMVAMLFILFDVEAVFTLPWAVIYKQLPHITGNPFFGFWEMFIYMAFVGVGLFYVWKKGILNWSNDRADL, from the coding sequence ATGCAAGCGAACCCTTACATCTGGCAATACTTCCCGCTCGCGATGCAGATTCTGATCGCGCTCGCGATGGCCGGTGGCATGATCACCGCCTCATTCCTTCTTGGCAAGCACAAGCGCAACAAGACCAAGCTGAGCGCCTACGAGTGCGGTATGGACCCGGTGGGCGACGCCCGCGGCCGGTTCTCCGTCCGCTTCTACATGGTCGCCATGCTCTTCATTCTGTTCGACGTAGAGGCTGTCTTCACGCTTCCGTGGGCAGTGATCTATAAGCAACTTCCGCACATCACCGGCAACCCCTTCTTCGGCTTCTGGGAGATGTTCATTTACATGGCATTCGTGGGTGTGGGTCTCTTCTACGTCTGGAAGAAGGGCATCCTGAACTGGTCGAATGACCGCGCCGATCTGTAA